A section of the Myxococcus virescens genome encodes:
- the dtd gene encoding D-aminoacyl-tRNA deacylase, translated as MRAVVQRVLEASVTVEGQRVSDIGPGLLVLLGVGKGDAEADVAWMVEKLATLRIFEDAAGKMNLSLEDTSRQLIVVSQFTLYGDARKGRRPSFIDAMEPVSAKALYERTCELLRQRGLSVGTGIFAADMKVALVNDGPVTLLLESPGPAAPKG; from the coding sequence ATGAGAGCGGTGGTGCAGCGCGTGCTGGAGGCGTCGGTGACGGTGGAGGGCCAGCGCGTGAGCGACATCGGCCCGGGCCTGCTGGTGCTGCTGGGCGTGGGCAAGGGCGACGCGGAGGCGGACGTGGCGTGGATGGTGGAGAAGCTGGCCACGCTGCGCATCTTCGAGGACGCCGCGGGGAAGATGAACCTCTCGCTGGAGGACACGTCCCGGCAGCTCATCGTCGTCAGCCAGTTCACGCTCTACGGCGACGCGCGCAAGGGGCGCAGGCCCAGCTTCATCGACGCGATGGAGCCCGTGAGCGCCAAGGCCCTCTATGAGCGCACCTGTGAGCTGCTGCGCCAGCGCGGCCTGAGCGTGGGCACCGGCATCTTCGCCGCGGACATGAAGGTGGCGCTCGTCAACGACGGCCCCGTCACGCTGCTGCTGGAGAGCCCCGGGCCTGCCGCGCCCAAGGGCTAG
- a CDS encoding PTS sugar transporter subunit IIA, with amino-acid sequence MRIAEFLSPQAVIADMQSRTKPEVLRELSATLVRAHPLLTADRLVEVLREREKLGSTGIGEGVAIPHGKLPGMGQLQAAFGVSRAGVDFEAIDGKPTHLFFALVAPENSAGVHLKALARISRLFKNPRFRAAILEAPTAADIHALIVQEDARP; translated from the coding sequence GTGAGAATCGCCGAGTTCCTCAGCCCCCAAGCCGTCATCGCCGACATGCAGTCGCGGACGAAGCCTGAAGTCCTGCGAGAACTGAGTGCCACGCTGGTGCGCGCCCATCCGCTGCTGACCGCGGACCGGCTGGTGGAGGTGCTGCGCGAGCGCGAGAAGCTTGGCAGTACGGGCATCGGCGAGGGTGTGGCCATCCCCCACGGCAAGCTGCCGGGCATGGGGCAGCTCCAGGCCGCCTTCGGCGTGTCGCGTGCGGGCGTGGACTTCGAGGCCATTGACGGCAAGCCCACCCACCTGTTCTTCGCCCTGGTGGCGCCGGAGAACAGCGCGGGGGTCCACCTCAAGGCCCTGGCCCGCATCTCCCGTCTCTTCAAGAACCCGCGCTTCCGGGCCGCCATCCTCGAGGCGCCCACGGCCGCGGACATCCACGCCCTCATCGTCCAGGAAGACGCACGGCCTTGA
- the hpf gene encoding ribosome hibernation-promoting factor, HPF/YfiA family gives MQFNITFRQFGASDSLKEYAREKVERVNRLLDRAGEAHVVLSLERHLHHADITIHSGAWVLRGRDKSDDMYASIDLAMDKIERQLRRYRDKLKSHHGRERVHHRHDLVEQLRVRHAVFELPDVETLTSLAEASASEDAPKPAAVVPAQPAASSQAAREVRATHLTVKPLTVDDAVMQMNLMDNDFYVFHNVASESLCIVYRRKDGQYGLIEPHAPAIAATGT, from the coding sequence ATGCAGTTCAACATCACCTTCCGTCAGTTCGGAGCGTCCGATTCCCTCAAGGAGTACGCACGCGAGAAGGTCGAAAGGGTGAACCGGTTGCTGGACCGAGCCGGCGAGGCCCATGTGGTTCTGTCGTTGGAACGCCACCTCCACCATGCGGACATCACCATCCACTCCGGCGCGTGGGTCCTTCGGGGCCGCGACAAGAGCGATGACATGTACGCGTCCATCGACCTGGCGATGGACAAGATCGAGCGCCAGCTGCGGCGCTACCGTGACAAGCTGAAGTCGCACCATGGCCGTGAGCGCGTCCACCACCGGCATGATTTGGTGGAGCAGCTCCGGGTCCGCCACGCCGTGTTCGAGCTCCCGGACGTGGAAACGCTGACGTCGCTGGCCGAGGCCTCCGCGAGCGAAGATGCGCCGAAACCCGCCGCCGTCGTGCCCGCGCAGCCCGCGGCCTCGTCGCAGGCGGCGCGCGAGGTGCGTGCCACCCACCTCACCGTCAAGCCGCTCACCGTGGATGATGCGGTGATGCAGATGAACCTGATGGACAACGACTTCTACGTCTTCCACAACGTGGCGTCGGAGTCGCTGTGCATCGTCTACCGGCGCAAGGATGGCCAGTACGGCCTCATCGAGCCGCACGCCCCGGCGATCGCCGCCACGGGGACCTGA
- a CDS encoding SDR family oxidoreductase, translated as MAQKNPDPREAGPKPPFPKQSQPHPGHEGRMAPEPDYGEQSYKGLGRLEGRVALITGGDSGIGRAVCLAFAREGADVAVSFLSEGDDAQQVKRVVEDAGRKALLLPGDLTVEAQCRKLVEDTVKRFGRIDILVNNAAYQGEAVERFEDFDPERLERTFRTNILAMFHLVRHALPHMKEGSTIINTSSIQAYDPSPAILDYAVTKSAIVNFTKGLARELIERGIRVNAVAPGPVWTPLIPQSFDAEKTSKFGKDSPMGRPAQPAELAPSYVFLASDESRYVNAEVLGVTGGRLLA; from the coding sequence ATGGCCCAGAAGAACCCTGACCCGCGTGAAGCCGGCCCCAAGCCGCCCTTTCCCAAGCAGTCGCAGCCGCACCCCGGCCACGAGGGGCGGATGGCTCCGGAGCCTGACTACGGCGAACAGTCCTACAAGGGACTGGGCCGGCTCGAGGGCCGGGTGGCGCTCATCACCGGCGGCGACAGCGGCATTGGCCGCGCGGTGTGCCTGGCCTTCGCGCGCGAGGGCGCGGACGTCGCGGTGTCCTTCCTCAGCGAAGGGGACGACGCCCAGCAGGTGAAACGCGTGGTGGAGGACGCGGGGCGCAAGGCCCTGCTGTTGCCCGGTGACCTGACGGTGGAGGCCCAGTGCCGCAAGCTGGTGGAGGACACCGTGAAGCGCTTCGGGCGCATCGACATCCTCGTCAACAACGCCGCGTACCAGGGCGAGGCGGTGGAGCGCTTCGAGGACTTCGACCCCGAGCGCCTGGAGCGCACCTTCCGCACCAACATCCTCGCGATGTTCCACCTGGTGCGCCACGCGCTGCCGCACATGAAGGAGGGGAGCACCATCATCAACACCAGCTCCATCCAGGCGTATGACCCCTCGCCCGCCATCCTCGACTACGCCGTCACCAAGAGCGCCATCGTCAACTTCACCAAGGGCCTGGCACGGGAACTCATTGAACGGGGCATCCGCGTCAACGCCGTGGCGCCGGGCCCCGTGTGGACGCCGCTCATCCCCCAGTCGTTCGATGCGGAGAAGACGTCCAAGTTCGGCAAGGACTCGCCCATGGGCCGCCCCGCGCAGCCCGCGGAACTGGCGCCGTCCTACGTGTTCCTCGCCTCGGATGAGTCCCGCTACGTCAACGCGGAGGTGCTGGGCGTGACGGGCGGGCGGCTGCTCGCGTGA
- a CDS encoding GNAT family N-acetyltransferase — MSATLPPDSAVHRRDCVPLVVPPVTLEGHDVRLEPLRLEHAPALAALCEDDIFTWFSSVLRTEADVAAFIDSACQAAERGSERPFIIIERRTGAPVGTTRFLEIQRDHRTLEIGYTWLGRRVWRTRINTECKYLLLRHAFESLGVMRVQFKTDKHNARSRVAIERLGARFEGVLRHHKLVRGGVVRDSAYYSVVDTEWPEVKVRLEGLLADGGARV; from the coding sequence ATGAGCGCCACCCTCCCTCCCGACTCCGCCGTGCACCGGCGTGACTGCGTCCCCCTCGTCGTTCCGCCCGTCACGCTCGAAGGGCACGACGTCCGCCTGGAGCCGCTGCGCCTGGAGCATGCGCCGGCCCTGGCCGCGCTGTGCGAGGACGACATCTTCACCTGGTTCTCGAGCGTGCTGCGGACCGAAGCGGACGTAGCGGCCTTCATCGACAGCGCCTGCCAGGCGGCCGAGCGAGGGAGCGAGCGCCCCTTCATCATCATCGAGCGGCGGACGGGCGCGCCGGTGGGCACCACGCGCTTCCTCGAAATCCAGCGCGACCACCGGACGCTGGAGATTGGCTACACGTGGCTGGGCCGCCGCGTGTGGCGCACGCGCATCAACACGGAGTGCAAGTACCTGCTGCTGCGGCACGCCTTCGAGTCGCTCGGCGTCATGCGGGTGCAGTTCAAGACGGACAAGCACAACGCGCGTTCGCGGGTGGCCATCGAGCGGTTGGGCGCTCGCTTCGAGGGGGTGCTGCGCCACCACAAGCTGGTGCGCGGCGGTGTGGTGCGTGACAGCGCGTACTACAGCGTCGTCGACACGGAGTGGCCGGAAGTGAAGGTTCGACTGGAAGGGCTGCTCGCGGACGGCGGGGCGCGGGTATAG
- the rpoN gene encoding RNA polymerase factor sigma-54 encodes MAMELKQSLKLAQQLVMTPQLQQAIKLLQLSRMELLEQVREEMEQNPLLEQPDEQAPGDVGDKEPGEASLEADNMEMPRDVDLPAATSDTATEFKADGEGPPEIDWEQYLNSYQFNEPTTASNKGNVATDDMPSFEANLVKKADLVDHIQEQLGTLRLNDAERRIAMLILGNLDDDGYLKLPEVDGDPLIRLANEADVPMHVAERTLRRIQMLDPRGCGARDLQECLLIQLQGIREPHAPLLGLIIKRHMKYLESKNLPAIAKDLKVTLEEVVGAVRLLPKLDPKPGRNFSGDDAQYISPDVFVYKMGDDYTVVLNDDGLSKLRISGTYRNALKTGAVGPGQTKDFIQDKLRSAMWLIRSIHQRQRTIYKVTESIVKFQRDFLDKGIAHLKPLILRDVAEDIGMHESTVSRVTTSKYVHTPQGIFELKYFFNSSIARVSGEDTASEAVKHHIKQLVAQEDARNPYSDQKIVELLRSQGTEIARRTVAKYREVLGILPSSKRKRYY; translated from the coding sequence ATGGCGATGGAACTGAAACAAAGCCTGAAGCTTGCCCAGCAGCTGGTGATGACGCCGCAGCTGCAGCAAGCCATCAAGCTCCTCCAACTGTCTCGCATGGAGCTGCTCGAGCAGGTCCGCGAGGAGATGGAGCAGAACCCGCTGCTGGAGCAGCCAGACGAGCAAGCGCCGGGAGATGTGGGAGACAAGGAACCCGGGGAAGCCTCCCTGGAAGCAGACAACATGGAGATGCCGCGGGACGTGGACCTGCCCGCGGCCACCAGCGACACCGCCACGGAGTTCAAGGCGGACGGGGAGGGCCCCCCGGAAATCGACTGGGAGCAGTACCTCAACAGCTACCAGTTCAATGAGCCCACCACGGCCTCCAACAAGGGCAACGTGGCCACGGACGACATGCCGTCGTTCGAGGCGAACCTCGTCAAGAAGGCGGACCTGGTCGACCACATCCAGGAGCAGCTGGGCACGCTGCGCCTGAATGACGCCGAGCGCCGCATCGCCATGCTCATCCTGGGCAACCTGGATGACGACGGCTACCTCAAGCTGCCGGAAGTGGACGGGGATCCGCTCATCCGCCTGGCCAACGAGGCGGACGTGCCCATGCACGTCGCGGAGCGCACGCTGCGGCGCATCCAGATGTTGGATCCGCGCGGCTGCGGCGCCCGTGACTTGCAGGAGTGCCTGCTCATCCAGCTCCAGGGCATCCGGGAGCCGCACGCGCCGCTGTTGGGCCTCATCATCAAGCGGCACATGAAGTACCTGGAGAGCAAGAACCTGCCCGCCATCGCCAAGGACCTGAAGGTCACCTTGGAAGAGGTGGTGGGGGCGGTGCGGCTGCTCCCGAAGCTGGACCCGAAGCCGGGCCGCAACTTCAGCGGGGACGACGCGCAGTACATCTCCCCCGACGTGTTCGTCTACAAGATGGGGGACGACTACACGGTGGTGCTCAACGATGACGGCCTGTCCAAGCTGCGCATCTCCGGCACCTACCGGAACGCGCTGAAGACGGGCGCGGTGGGCCCGGGCCAGACGAAGGACTTCATCCAGGACAAGCTGCGCAGCGCGATGTGGCTCATCCGCTCCATCCACCAGCGGCAGCGGACCATCTACAAGGTCACCGAGAGCATCGTGAAGTTCCAGCGGGACTTCCTGGACAAGGGCATTGCCCACCTCAAGCCGCTCATCCTCCGGGACGTGGCCGAGGACATCGGCATGCACGAGTCCACGGTGAGCCGCGTCACCACCAGCAAGTACGTGCACACGCCGCAGGGCATCTTCGAGCTGAAGTACTTCTTCAACTCGTCCATCGCCCGCGTCTCCGGTGAGGACACCGCGAGCGAGGCGGTGAAGCACCACATCAAGCAGCTGGTGGCGCAGGAAGACGCCCGCAACCCGTACTCGGACCAGAAAATCGTCGAGCTGCTGCGCTCGCAGGGCACCGAGATTGCCCGCCGCACGGTGGCCAAGTACCGCGAGGTGCTGGGCATCCTCCCCAGCAGCAAGCGCAAGCGGTACTACTGA
- the lptB gene encoding LPS export ABC transporter ATP-binding protein, producing MSARLIAEGLEKSFRGRKKVVAGVSFSVAPGEVVGLLGPNGAGKTTSFNMVVGLVSPDAGRVRIGDEDLTHLPMHRRARRGVGYLPQEASVFRKLTVRDNFLAVLELQKDLDTKAREQRADTLLDEFGLTHVGESLGGDLSGGERRRAEIARSLIPQPRFILFDEPFAGVDPINVGDLQRQIFLLRERGLGVLITDHNVQDTLGICDRAYIIAQGQILEEGTPAEIAASPKARAVYLGERFRLQQAL from the coding sequence ATGAGCGCGAGGCTGATCGCCGAGGGCCTGGAGAAGAGTTTCCGCGGCCGCAAGAAGGTGGTGGCTGGCGTGTCCTTCAGCGTGGCCCCTGGGGAAGTGGTGGGCCTGCTGGGGCCCAACGGCGCGGGGAAGACGACCAGCTTCAACATGGTGGTGGGGTTGGTGTCTCCGGATGCGGGACGCGTGCGCATTGGCGACGAGGACCTCACGCACCTGCCCATGCACCGCCGTGCTCGCCGGGGCGTGGGCTACCTGCCCCAGGAAGCCTCCGTCTTCCGCAAGCTCACGGTGCGCGACAACTTCCTGGCCGTGCTGGAGCTCCAGAAGGACCTGGACACCAAGGCCCGCGAGCAGCGCGCCGACACCCTCCTGGACGAGTTCGGCCTCACGCACGTCGGGGAGTCCCTGGGGGGAGACCTTTCGGGCGGCGAGCGCCGGCGCGCCGAGATTGCCCGCAGCCTCATCCCCCAACCCCGCTTCATCCTCTTCGACGAGCCCTTCGCTGGCGTGGACCCCATCAACGTGGGCGACCTCCAGCGGCAGATCTTCCTCCTCCGCGAACGCGGGCTGGGCGTCCTCATCACCGACCACAACGTCCAGGACACCCTGGGCATCTGTGATCGTGCGTACATCATCGCACAGGGACAAATCCTCGAAGAGGGCACCCCCGCGGAGATCGCCGCGTCCCCCAAGGCCCGCGCCGTCTACCTGGGGGAACGGTTCCGCCTCCAACAAGCGCTCTGA
- a CDS encoding LptA/OstA family protein, whose amino-acid sequence MIEFLVMAFFVAQPAPAVAATPAQGTPPAAVGGSDPTAGTGTRAPTPLGGKELTEPVQINGDHVTFQKSQATLTGNVKVKHRTLDLKCDRMTANYTPQREVTRVVCTGGVHAVDGDRMAKGERAEYDVPSGVLVVTGSPEAHQGTTHMRGTKVRLTLGNERLEVENAVIVFESLPSNPAPARRKGRQSAPRPAPSSGTAPSAQGGTAR is encoded by the coding sequence GTGATTGAGTTCCTCGTGATGGCCTTCTTCGTCGCGCAGCCCGCGCCCGCGGTCGCCGCCACCCCCGCGCAGGGCACGCCTCCCGCCGCCGTGGGGGGCTCTGACCCCACCGCTGGGACGGGGACCCGCGCCCCGACCCCCCTGGGCGGCAAGGAGCTGACGGAGCCCGTTCAAATCAACGGCGACCACGTCACCTTCCAGAAGTCCCAGGCCACCCTCACCGGCAACGTGAAGGTGAAGCACCGCACGCTCGACTTGAAGTGCGACCGGATGACGGCCAACTACACCCCTCAACGCGAGGTGACGCGGGTGGTGTGCACCGGCGGGGTGCATGCCGTGGACGGCGACCGCATGGCCAAGGGCGAGCGCGCCGAATACGACGTGCCCAGCGGCGTGCTGGTGGTGACGGGCTCGCCCGAGGCCCACCAGGGCACCACGCACATGCGCGGGACGAAGGTCCGGCTGACGCTGGGCAACGAGCGGCTGGAGGTGGAGAACGCCGTCATCGTCTTCGAATCGCTGCCCTCCAACCCCGCCCCGGCCAGGCGCAAGGGGCGGCAGTCCGCGCCCCGTCCGGCCCCGTCCTCCGGGACGGCCCCCTCCGCCCAGGGAGGCACGGCTCGATGA
- a CDS encoding lysophospholipid acyltransferase family protein: protein MERPPLAKRLKRFLRYVLIRGVLLLLQPLPLGVARSLGARLGALAYTLAGGERRKALKSLSVAFPEKSDADRQALARDAFRHLAAAALEVACTGALDEALERLVAWPDADRQVLETALARGRGVVFVSGHVGNWELLARRVARAGYPSQSIAKETTDPRLTELVGQFRARGGVRSIWRGQEGAARAMLRALRNGEILGILIDQDTKVQSLFVPFFGQLAATPRAAADLAIRTGAAVVTGFCHREGAGYRLSMEEVPVPQDADREAAALALTAALSSRIEAAIRRTPEQWVWMHQRWKTRPPVSEDVPLPEAAPASAG, encoded by the coding sequence GTGGAGCGTCCACCCTTAGCAAAGCGCCTCAAGCGTTTCCTCCGCTACGTGCTCATCCGTGGCGTCCTGTTGCTCCTTCAACCTCTGCCCCTGGGCGTCGCCCGGAGCCTGGGTGCGCGTCTGGGCGCCCTGGCCTACACCCTGGCCGGAGGGGAGCGCCGCAAGGCCCTCAAGTCCCTTTCCGTGGCCTTCCCGGAAAAGTCTGACGCGGACCGGCAGGCCCTGGCCCGCGACGCCTTCCGCCACCTGGCCGCCGCCGCGCTGGAGGTGGCCTGCACGGGCGCCCTGGACGAGGCCCTGGAGCGCCTGGTCGCCTGGCCGGACGCCGACCGGCAGGTGCTGGAGACGGCCCTGGCCCGGGGGCGCGGCGTCGTCTTCGTGTCCGGGCACGTGGGAAACTGGGAGCTGCTCGCCCGCCGCGTGGCGCGCGCCGGCTACCCCAGCCAGAGCATCGCCAAGGAGACCACCGACCCCCGGCTGACGGAGCTGGTGGGCCAGTTCCGGGCCCGCGGCGGGGTGCGGAGCATCTGGCGCGGCCAGGAAGGCGCTGCCCGGGCCATGCTGCGCGCCCTGCGCAACGGCGAAATCCTGGGCATCCTCATCGACCAGGACACGAAGGTGCAGTCCCTCTTCGTGCCCTTTTTCGGCCAGCTGGCCGCCACCCCGCGCGCCGCCGCGGACCTGGCCATCCGCACGGGCGCGGCGGTGGTGACGGGCTTCTGCCACCGCGAAGGGGCGGGGTACCGCCTGTCCATGGAAGAGGTCCCGGTGCCCCAGGACGCGGACCGCGAGGCGGCCGCCCTGGCCCTCACCGCCGCCCTGTCCAGCCGAATCGAAGCCGCCATCCGGCGGACGCCGGAACAGTGGGTGTGGATGCACCAGCGCTGGAAGACGCGTCCACCGGTGAGCGAGGACGTCCCACTTCCGGAGGCGGCGCCCGCATCCGCCGGGTGA
- the astB gene encoding N-succinylarginine dihydrolase yields the protein MREYNFDGLVGPTHNYGGLSPGNLASQSHVGEPSHPRDAALQGLEKMRFVSALGVGQAVLPPQPRPSLHALRALGFTGSDEEVITRAAREAEHLLRLTSSASSMWTANAATVAPSTDTADGRVHLTPANLSQMYHRAIEAETTHSVLRAIFSSEKHFAVHAPLPGSGHFADEGAANHTRLATPGHAGVHLLAWGRSAWQDVQGPSRFPARQTLEASQALARLHQLDAKSVLFPQQHPEGIDAGAFHTDVLAVGNERFLMLHELAFVDHAGLLAVLREKLGQDFRAVVATNAELPAKDAVKAYPFNSQVLTLPDGTMAIVAPIESRETPAARQFLERVVAEDTPVKAVHYLDVRQSMNNGGGPACLRQRVWLTDEERGAIKADVFYTPALHDSLAGWVRRHYREVLRPKDLQDPQLARETMTALDELTRILNLGSVYDFQR from the coding sequence ATGCGCGAATACAACTTCGACGGGCTCGTTGGGCCCACCCACAATTACGGCGGCCTCTCGCCCGGCAACCTGGCGTCGCAGAGCCATGTCGGTGAGCCCAGCCACCCCCGGGACGCGGCCCTCCAAGGGCTGGAAAAGATGCGCTTCGTGTCCGCCCTGGGGGTGGGACAGGCCGTGCTGCCGCCCCAGCCGCGCCCGTCCCTGCACGCGCTGAGGGCGCTGGGCTTCACGGGCTCGGACGAGGAGGTCATCACCCGGGCCGCGCGCGAGGCCGAGCACCTGCTGCGCCTGACGTCCAGCGCGTCCTCCATGTGGACGGCCAACGCGGCCACGGTGGCGCCCAGCACGGACACGGCGGATGGCCGGGTACACCTGACGCCAGCCAACCTGTCGCAGATGTACCACCGGGCCATCGAGGCGGAGACGACGCACTCGGTGCTGCGCGCCATCTTCTCCAGCGAGAAGCACTTCGCGGTGCACGCGCCGCTGCCGGGCAGCGGGCACTTCGCGGACGAGGGCGCGGCCAACCACACGCGGCTCGCCACGCCTGGGCACGCGGGCGTCCATCTGCTCGCCTGGGGCCGCAGCGCATGGCAGGACGTGCAGGGGCCCAGCCGCTTCCCCGCGCGGCAGACGCTGGAGGCCAGCCAGGCGCTGGCCCGGCTGCACCAGTTGGACGCGAAGTCGGTGCTCTTCCCGCAGCAGCACCCCGAGGGCATCGACGCGGGGGCCTTCCACACGGACGTGCTGGCGGTGGGCAACGAGCGGTTCCTGATGCTGCACGAGCTGGCCTTCGTGGACCACGCGGGGCTGCTGGCGGTGCTGCGCGAGAAGCTGGGCCAGGACTTCCGCGCGGTGGTGGCCACGAATGCGGAGCTGCCGGCGAAGGACGCGGTGAAGGCCTACCCGTTCAACTCGCAGGTGCTGACGCTGCCGGACGGCACCATGGCGATTGTGGCGCCGATAGAGAGCCGGGAGACGCCCGCGGCGCGGCAGTTCCTGGAGCGCGTGGTGGCCGAGGACACGCCGGTGAAGGCCGTGCACTACCTGGACGTGCGCCAGTCGATGAACAACGGCGGCGGACCGGCCTGCCTGCGCCAGCGGGTGTGGCTCACGGACGAGGAGCGCGGGGCCATCAAGGCGGACGTCTTCTACACGCCCGCGCTGCATGACTCGCTGGCCGGCTGGGTGCGGCGGCACTACCGCGAGGTGCTGCGACCCAAGGACCTGCAGGACCCGCAGCTGGCGCGAGAGACGATGACGGCGCTGGATGAGCTGACCCGGATTCTCAACCTGGGCAGCGTCTACGACTTCCAACGCTGA
- a CDS encoding double-CXXCG motif protein produces the protein MRFYRVEASTTSRFTGNLSRAAHKWGLPGVEPCTECGVGGGWAGLQYPCVDLSSFSRAELKPFSDPWPVPFEVFAQLRERVRPLAPEGAVLEPGTRLGPLTGAATGAFGQLALQDWTLVIRDEALEVLRGEGVRGLTGCRLDVTFRGKNPPVLRELQLALHGRLHPDCFVHPRAPTCAKCGSEASERLPDTYWLARETLPVEVDLFRLRDYPTLVIATERMVVAADRLKLEGVTFQPLDAR, from the coding sequence GTGAGGTTCTACCGAGTCGAAGCGAGCACGACGTCACGCTTCACGGGAAACCTGAGTCGCGCCGCGCACAAGTGGGGCCTCCCAGGCGTGGAGCCCTGCACGGAGTGTGGGGTGGGCGGCGGCTGGGCGGGCTTGCAGTATCCGTGTGTCGACCTGTCGAGCTTCTCGAGGGCTGAGCTGAAGCCGTTCTCCGACCCCTGGCCCGTCCCCTTCGAGGTCTTTGCCCAACTGCGCGAGCGTGTCAGGCCCCTGGCGCCCGAGGGCGCGGTCCTGGAGCCCGGAACCCGGCTCGGCCCCCTGACAGGCGCGGCGACAGGGGCATTCGGGCAGCTCGCATTGCAGGACTGGACGCTCGTCATTCGCGACGAAGCGCTAGAGGTGTTGCGGGGCGAAGGCGTCCGGGGACTCACCGGGTGTCGTCTCGACGTGACCTTCCGAGGGAAGAACCCTCCGGTGCTCCGCGAGTTGCAACTGGCGCTTCATGGCCGGCTGCATCCCGACTGCTTCGTGCATCCCCGTGCGCCCACCTGCGCGAAGTGCGGAAGCGAGGCCAGTGAGCGTCTGCCAGACACATACTGGCTCGCTCGGGAGACGCTGCCCGTCGAGGTGGACCTGTTCCGGCTGAGGGATTACCCCACCCTCGTCATCGCGACCGAACGCATGGTGGTCGCGGCAGACCGGCTGAAGCTGGAGGGCGTCACCTTCCAGCCCCTGGACGCGCGCTGA
- a CDS encoding TIGR02269 family lipoprotein — protein MNGSLRLLTLCCLLLGALACSTASSPVMREWEAAKWQADVEGCSASSVPRCLVLVCDEGDCGLFRCEDVADDVVTHAPRVGAAEKATGSPAFRGTGTYRNWWQRRTGIRGDARPLAMAPLARRSPVFIPAIPRPQGKLIKHHLFPQEPRLAAWFRAAGIDIHQFTLVVPEHVHRQIHSGKGMGPGGAWNNAWRQFVVANPRPPSRDVIMRHAVELAFRFELSGPVVPYNMPIAPGMRGPRIEAL, from the coding sequence ATGAACGGGTCGCTACGGCTCCTGACGCTCTGCTGCCTCCTTCTGGGCGCGCTCGCGTGCAGTACGGCGTCCTCTCCCGTGATGCGTGAGTGGGAAGCCGCGAAGTGGCAAGCGGATGTCGAAGGGTGCAGCGCATCGAGCGTGCCGCGCTGCCTCGTCCTGGTTTGTGATGAAGGTGATTGCGGCCTCTTCCGGTGCGAGGACGTGGCGGACGACGTCGTAACGCATGCACCGAGGGTAGGGGCGGCCGAGAAGGCGACGGGCAGCCCCGCTTTCCGTGGGACGGGCACCTACCGAAACTGGTGGCAGCGCCGTACAGGGATTCGAGGGGACGCACGGCCTCTCGCGATGGCTCCGCTGGCGCGGCGCTCTCCCGTCTTCATCCCCGCGATACCCCGACCACAGGGCAAGCTCATCAAACATCACCTCTTTCCGCAGGAACCCCGGCTCGCGGCGTGGTTTCGAGCGGCGGGTATCGACATCCACCAGTTCACCCTGGTCGTCCCCGAGCACGTTCACCGACAGATTCACAGCGGGAAGGGCATGGGGCCGGGAGGAGCGTGGAACAACGCATGGCGCCAGTTCGTGGTGGCCAATCCCCGGCCCCCATCGCGGGATGTCATCATGCGGCACGCGGTCGAACTCGCCTTTCGTTTCGAGCTATCCGGCCCGGTCGTGCCCTACAACATGCCCATTGCCCCCGGAATGCGTGGGCCTCGGATAGAAGCCTTATGA
- a CDS encoding aminoacyl-tRNA deacylase: MIPEAIQHYLRRNGVRFERYWHPRAVSAQEVAESLHVSGWRVAKSVIVMADRQPWIVVVPAAGTVDLNQVRDMLGARHVRLATEPEFSGHFPDCEVGAEPPFGELYGLPVAVDESLSLAERLLFRAGSHEESLELRFQDFATLEWPLVASFIEKEQQLQALNNTGAPSRSREEAHAHI, encoded by the coding sequence ATGATTCCCGAAGCGATACAGCACTATCTGCGCCGCAACGGGGTGCGTTTCGAGCGGTACTGGCACCCGCGTGCCGTCAGCGCTCAAGAAGTGGCCGAGTCGCTGCACGTCTCCGGCTGGCGCGTGGCCAAGTCCGTCATCGTGATGGCGGACCGGCAGCCATGGATTGTCGTCGTCCCCGCGGCGGGCACCGTCGATTTGAACCAGGTCCGAGACATGCTGGGTGCCCGGCACGTCCGACTCGCGACCGAGCCGGAATTCTCCGGCCACTTTCCCGACTGCGAGGTGGGCGCGGAGCCCCCCTTTGGTGAGCTCTACGGCCTGCCTGTCGCCGTTGATGAATCCCTCAGCCTGGCGGAACGACTGCTCTTCCGCGCGGGCTCCCACGAGGAGTCGCTCGAGCTGCGCTTCCAGGACTTCGCCACCTTGGAGTGGCCCCTGGTGGCCTCCTTCATCGAGAAGGAGCAGCAACTCCAGGCCCTCAACAACACCGGCGCGCCCAGCCGCTCCCGTGAGGAGGCACACGCCCACATCTGA